The following proteins are co-located in the Camelina sativa cultivar DH55 chromosome 12, Cs, whole genome shotgun sequence genome:
- the LOC104729630 gene encoding uncharacterized protein LOC104729630, with product MANMITKKQLRSTSLPSRSHPSTSEIEEALNKIKTINTTTGSSESILMGMAGLEELYNCTEEFLKMGSTQRAMSSGGSEFMEEMLDGSLRLMDICSVSRDLMAETHGHVRGVHSCVSRKKVAGGGDQLVVAVSGYVRFRKNMRKEAKKLLGSLKKIDGVSGSCDNDYEDGHLVAVMDAMRRVVSLSVVVLKSFLELLSGRQSNIKSKLASVLKKKKDHHEATKNELETLDSVIRGDSCGHEDLQKKLDEVEMSVCGFEKNLEGLFRRLIRTRASLLNIISH from the coding sequence ATGGCGAATATGATTACTAAGAAACAATTAAGATCGACAAGTTTACCTTCAAGATCGCATCCAAGCACGagtgagattgaagaagctcttaataaaattaaaacaataaacacAACGACGGGTTCATCCGAATCGATCTTGATGGGCATGGCTGGTTTGGAGGAACTCTACAACTGCACGGAAGAGTTTCTGAAAATGGGTTCAACGCAACGGGCTATGTCCTCTGGTGGGTCGGAGTTCATGGAGGAAATGCTTGATGGTTCGTTGAGGCTGATGGATATATGCAGCGTCTCGAGGGATCTTATGGCGGAGACTCACGGTCATGTTCGTGGTGTTCACTCATGTGTTAGTCGCAAGAAGGTAGCCGGAGGAGGAGATCAACTAGTTGTCGCTGTCTCGGGCTATGTCCGATTCAGGAAGAACATGAGAAAAGAAGCTAAGAAGCTTCTCGGATCCTTGAAGAAAATCGATGGAGTGTCAGGTTCATGTGATAATGATTATGAAGATGGACATCTTGTGGCGGTTATGGATGCGATGAGACGAGTGGTATCATTAAGTGTAGTGGTGTTGAAGTCGTTCTTGGAACTCTTGTCCGGACGACAAAGTAACATAAAGAGCAAGTTGGCTTCGGtactaaagaagaaaaaagatcatCACGAGGCCACGAAGAACGAGTTGGAGACATTGGATTCCGTAATTCGTGGAGATTCTTGCGGGCATGAGGATCTACAAAAGAAGCTTGATGAGGTTGAGATGAGCGTTTGTGGGTTCGAGAAAAATCTAGAAGGATTGTTTCGAAGGTTGATAAGAACACGAGCCTCGCTTCTCAACATAATCTCTCACTAA
- the LOC104729632 gene encoding uncharacterized protein LOC104729632 has translation MSNMIVKNQLRSISLPSRSHPSTTGIEEALHKVKKINTTTDSSESTLMSLAGLEELYNCTEEFLKMSSTQRVMSSDGSEFMEEMLDGSLRLMDICSVSRDLMVETHEHVRGVQSCLRRKKLAGGGDQLDVAVLGYVGFRKNMRKEARKLLGSLKNIDGGLSSSSSVINHEQDEHLVAVIDAMRGVVSVSVSVLRSFLEFLSGRQSNIKSKLASVLKKKKVHHDDGTKNELESLDSAICCSHDDLQKKLEDVEMCIDGFEKNLEGLFRRLIRTRASLLNIISH, from the coding sequence ATGTCTAATATGATCGTCAAGAATCAACTAAGATCTATAAGCTTACCTTCAAGATCGCATCCAAGCACGACGGGAATCGAGGAAGCTCTTCACAAGGTTAAAAAGATTAACACCACGACGGATTCGTCCGAGTCAACCTTGATGAGCTTGGCGGGATTGGAGGAGCTCTACAATTGTACGGAGGAGTTTCTGAAAATGAGCTCAACGCAAAGGGTTATGTCGTCTGATGGATCCGAGTTTATGGAGGAGATGCTTGATGGTTCGTTGAGGCTAATGGATATATGCAGCGTCTCAAGGGATCTCATGGTGGAGACTCACGAGCATGTTCGTGGTGTTCAATCATGTCTCAGGAGAAAGAAATTAGCCGGAGGAGGAGACCAACTCGATGTTGCCGTCTTGGGGTATGTTGGATTTAGAAAGAACATGAGAAAAGAAGCTAGGAAGCTTCTTGGATCCTTGAAGAACATTGATGGAGGCCTAAGTTCATCATCATCCGTAATTAATCATGAGCAAGATGAACATCTTGTGGCGGTTATAGATGCGATGAGAGGAGTAGTTTCCGTTAGCGTTTCGGTGTTGAGGTCGTTCTTGGAGTTCTTGTCGGGACGACAAAGTAACATTAAGAGCAAGTTGGCTTCGgtactaaagaaaaagaaggttcATCATGATGATGGGACCAAGAACGAGTTGGAGAGTTTGGATTCAGCGATATGCTGCTCTCATGATGATCTTCAAAAGAAGCTAGAGGATGTTGAGATGTGCATTGATGGGTTCGAGAAGAATTTAGAAGGGTTATTTCGAAGGTTGATAAGAACACGTGCCTCGCTTCTCAACATAATCTCTCATTAG
- the LOC109128128 gene encoding RPM1-interacting protein 4-like, whose translation MASNSEARPLPKFGEWDVNDPATADGFTVIFTKAGEDKKTGRSSSKAASQRKRDGAKPTAKKWLCFTFS comes from the coding sequence ATGGCATCGAACAGTGAAGCAAGGCCTCTGCCAAAATTCGGAGAATGGGATGTGAATGATCCAGCGACGGCTGATGGATTCACCGTTATATTTACTAAAGCTGGGGAGGACAAGAAAACAGGTCGGAGCTCCAGCAAGGCAGCTTCACAGAGGAAACGAGATGGCGCTAAACCTACGGCCAAGAAATGGCTCTGTTTTaccttttcttga
- the LOC104729633 gene encoding nucleolin 2-like: MKSFSNESFGQPTYSNYRKGYLFDSKPEVRAFFEKPRRSWVVDVEGFDTSLPEDEIREALTNHFWLCGGIVKVFLDDKDPKTDVLNSHATIVMVGDDAAEYVLELNGSELGGRKLVVKVKRFPGT; encoded by the exons ATGAAATCCTTCTCAAATGAATCGTTTGGTCAACCGACATATTCCAACTATAGG AAGGGGTATCTGTTTGATTCTAAACCTGAAGTAAGAGCCTTCTTCGAGAAACCACGACGCAG TTGGGTTGTTGATGTTGAGGGATTCGACACTTCGCTTCCTGAGGATGAGATCAGGGAAGCTTTGACCAATCATTTCTGGTTATGTGGAGGAATCGTTAAAGTTTTCCTTGACGACAAAGACCCTAAAACCGATGTTCTCAACAG CCATGCTACTATTGTCATGGTCGGAGATGACGCTGCTGAGTATGTGTTGGAACTTAATGGAAGTGAACTGGGTGGAAGGAAACTAGTTGTTAAAGTCAAACGTTTCCCAGGTACATAA
- the LOC104733128 gene encoding probable polygalacturonase At3g15720: MDFHHRHLSMETTLRVWIWINFLCFVLVNGQNYNVLNYGAKGDGQTDDSEVFEQAWNDTCGGDGDIKTLLIPLDKTFLLQPTVFQGPCKSSSIKVQLDGVIIAPSDKGASSNPTPKTWIKFSYVSGLMIVGSGTINGRGLTFWELNLKASQRPTALHISKCDNFRINGLTSIDSAKNHISINKYNTVAISNINLFAPETSPNTDGIDISESTNINIFDSTIQTGDDCIAINSGSSNINITGINCGPGHGISVGSLGAGGAEATVSNVQVTHCTFNQTTNGARIKTWLGGQGYARNISFTDITLINTKNPIIIDQQYIDKGRLVSEESAVAISNVKYIDFHGTTSNKNAITIKCSETTHCIDVVMDGIDITMVDGGKPKVNCQYVDGESSDNDLMRNCFKNNTSTN, from the exons ATGGATTTTCATCATCGCCATTTATCGATG GAAACCACATTACGTGTTTGGATCTGGAtaaatttcttatgttttgtccTCGTAAACGGTCAAAATTACAACGTACTTAATTATGGTGCTAAAGGAGATGGTCAAACTGATGATTCAGAG GTTTTTGAGCAAGCATGGAATGATACATGTGGTGGAGACGGAGACATCAAAACACTTCTTATTCCTTTAGACAAAACATTTTTACTTCAGCCTACGGTGTTCCAAGGTCCATGTAAATCTAGCTCTATAAAAGTTCAG ttggatGGAGTTATCATAGCACCTAGCGATAAAGGAGCCTCGTCCAATCCCACCCCTAAAACGTGGATCAAATTTTCATATGTGTCTGGTCTAATGATCGTTGGTTCTGGAACGATTAATGGTCGTGGTTTAACTTTTTGGGAG ctaaATTTGAAAGCTTCTCAACGACCTACC gcatTACATATTAGCAAATGTGATAACTTTAGGATAAATGGGCTAACCTCGATTGATAGTGCAAAAAACCATATATCAATCAACAAATACAACACTGTTGCAATATCAAACATAAATCTTTTTGCACCTGAGACAAGTCCCAATACAGATGGAATTGATATAAGTGAATCAACTAATATCAACATATTTGACTCTACAATTCAAACGG GGGATGATTGTATAGCAATCAACAGTGGAAGTTCTAATATCAACATCACAGGAATTAATTGTGGACCAGGTCATGGAATAAG TGTAGGAAGTCTAGGAGCCGGTGGAGCAGAGGCTACAGTTAGTAATGTACAAGTGACTCATTGCACTTTCAATCAGACGACGAATGGAGCTAGAATCAAAACATGGCTG GGTGGACAAGGATATGCAAGAAACATAAGTTTTACCGACATCACACTCATTAACAcaaaaaatccaattataattGACCAACAATATATAGATAAAGGACGTCTTGTTTCCGAG gAATCAGCAGTGGCGATTAGCAATGTAAAGTATATCGATTTTCACGGGACAACATCGAATAAAAATGCTATAACGATTAAGTGTAGTGAAACCACACATTGCATAGACGTCGTTATGGATGGAATTGATATTACCATGGTGGATGGAGGAAAACCTAAAGTTAATTGCCAATATGTTGATGGGGAGTCTAGTGATAATGATCTAATGCGTAACTGCTTTAAAAATAACACTAGTACTAATTAG
- the LOC104729626 gene encoding uncharacterized protein LOC104729626, whose translation MYMSSLTPRLHKAYKSRCVSLPVRSHPSVRRIQEVVSKIRAVGSSSLDSRTMVRDGLSGLTDLYRCLSEDLFKSSSETQQALLNGGGLMDELLEASLKYLEVCGGAKDAASKLKKSVVELQSALRRSKKGGEFGLESDVDAYMASRKEIKKELKKYIVMSKETDASLESVWCDGDDQETSALVRVMQETSVMTCFVLRSVFSFLSSPKGLTTKNHNHNKGWGIVMKLVKKGIDHHNQEKRDLEKGFSCHELEAMESELGKVVVMTTREDQEEVKKVSEEVCEKIQCALVRSEGVEAAMEELEEGLEGLFKVMIQARVSLLNILST comes from the coding sequence ATGTATATGTCCTCATTGACTCCGAGGCTCCACAAAGCATACAAATCTAGATGTGTCAGTTTACCGGTTAGGTCTCATCCTAGTGTTAGGAGGATTCAAGAAGTGGTCTCCAAGATTAGAGCTGTGGGGTCGTCTTCGTTGGACTCGAGGACGATGGTCCGTGACGGTCTCTCTGGTCTCACCGACCTTTACAGATGTTTAAGTGAAGATctcttcaaatcttcttctgAAACTCAGCAAGCTCTTCTTAATGGTGGTGGTTTGATGGATGAGCTTCTTGAAGCGTCTCTGAAGTACTTAGAGGTTTGTGGTGGAGCTAAGGACGCGGCGTCGAAGCTCAAGAAGAGTGTTGTTGAGCTTCAGTCGGCTTTGAGAAGGAGCAAGAAAGGAGGTGAGTTTGGCCTCGAGAGTGACGTGGATGCTTACATGGCGTCGAGGAAAGAGATCAAGAAGGAGCTCAAAAAGTATATAGTAATGTCGAAAGAGACAGACGCGTCTTTGGAGAGTGTTTGGTGCGATGGTGATGATCAAGAGACGAGTGCTTTAGTTAGAGTGATGCAAGAGACGAGTGTGATGACTTGCTTTGTGTTACGTTCGGTCTTCTCGTTCTTGTCGTCGCCTAAAGGGTTAACGACTAAGAATCATAATCACAACAAAGGTTGGGGGATTGTTATGAAGCTTGTGAAGAAAGGAATAGATCATCATAACCAGGAAAAAAGAGATCTTGAGAAGGGTTTTTCTTGTCACGAGCTTGAAGCAATGGAATCTGAGCTTGGGAAGGTCGTTGTCATGACGACGAGGGAAGATCAAGAAGAGGTGAAAAAAGTTAGCGAAGAAGTATGTGAGAAGATTCAATGCGCATTGGTTAGATCCGAAGGTGTAGAGGCAGCCATGGAAGAGCTTGAAGAGGGACTTGAAGGATTGTTCAAGGTAATGATACAAGCTAGAGTCTCTCTTCTTAACATCCTCTCCACTTAA
- the LOC104729635 gene encoding nucleolin 2-like has protein sequence MESNGPLKAPGTLFGSLKPRVPVDYRRRTGVFLGDPKIRAIFEKPEYGWYVHVEGFNNSLPLDEIKEALNNHFKSCGVIARVFLNTNPETNVVDSHASIAIIGDDVDERVKELDGSELAGRKLIVKPAQRAPNVIMRNVPFA, from the exons ATGGAATCGAACGGCCCCCTGAAAGCTCCCGGTACCCTCTTCGGTAGCCTGAAACCTCGCGTCCCCGTAGACTATCGG CGCCGGACGGGAGTGTTTTTGGGTGATCCTAAAATAAGAGCCATCTTTGAGAAACCAGAATACGG TTGGTATGTTCACGTTGAGGGATTCAACAATTCGCTTCCCTTGGATGAGATCAAGGAGGCGTTGAACAATCATTTCAAGTCATGTGGAGTAATCGCTAGAGTGTTTCTTAACACAAACCCTGAAACCAATGTTGTCGAcag CCATGCTTCTATTGCCATTATCGGAGATGACGTTGATGAGAGGGTGAAGGAACTTGATGGAAGTGAATTGGCTGGAAGGAAACTAATTGTTAAGCCCGCCCAGCGGGCTCCGAATGTGATTATGAGAAATGTTCCTTTTGCCTAG
- the LOC104729634 gene encoding inactive serine/threonine-protein kinase At1g67470-like — translation MGWWWRIRKKKRISARGAKLLEDLIECCDGKSNPIKFFSSDEIRKATDDFSKSSRISKVLGGFSEYSMRWYSGKIENHCKILVRDKDINVDEDICRDIAVSSMVSGHKNFLKFVGCCLEFEFPVMVYGAVKKHYILDISEQTWKRRMKIAEDIATALAYLHTAFPRPFVYRCMSLDNIFLDEDGDAKLTDFSCCVSIPEGETSVQVDRVVGAYLDYKYIMYGVVSEETDVFAIGMLMLRFLMGQKRFWNRDVCEKEEEAYGEGNDDNDSETMRSSAYPFYFKWFKFMEKQRIEEIADPEMTEKMVGKISELELCQMKAFLMLSLRCVGHKGEIPTMVEVAKELKKIQQTSLITDEYSSSPSGETPQLNSPQDVPSTVLLANQTTNTKPLLTCIACLEVFHQMFQWVLLSWFRFLRKKPRMC, via the coding sequence ATGGGTTGGTGGTGGAggataaggaagaagaagcgaatATCAGCGAGAGGGGCGAAGTTGTTAGAAGATCTGATAGAATGTTGCGATGGCAAATccaatcccatcaaattcttcTCTTCTGATGAGATCCGCAAAGCCACCGACGATTTCAGCAAGTCTAGTCGTATTTCCAAAGTACTTGGTGGTTTCAGTGAGTATTCGATGCGATGGTATTCAGGTAAAATCGAGAACCACTGCAAAATACTCGTCCGTGACAAGGATATAAATGTAGATGAAGATATTTGCCGGGACATAGCAGTATCATCGATGGTGAGTGGTCACAAAAACTTTTTGAAATTTGTTGGATGTTGTCTGGAGTTTGAATTTCCAGTCATGGTTTATGGTGCTGTAAAGAAACATTACATCTTAGATATAAGTGAGCAGACGTGGAAAAGGAGAATGAAGATAGCAGAGGATATCGCCACTGCTTTAGCTTACCTTCACACTGCCTTCCCAAGGCCCTTCGTATATAGGTGTATGAGTCTTGATAATATTTTTCTGGATGAAGATGGTGACGCGAAGCTGACTGATTTCTCTTGCTGCGTCTCCATTCCAGAAGGAGAAACATCTGTACAGGTTGATAGAGTAGTGGGAGCATACTTGGACTATAAGTACATAATGTATGGCGTGGTCTCCGAGGAAACTGATGTCTTTGCCATTGGAATGTTAATGCTAAGGTTTCTAATGGGACAAAAAAGATTTTGGAATCGTGATGtttgtgaaaaagaagaagaagcttacgGTGAAGGGAATGATGATAATGACTCTGAAACCATGAGGAGTTCGGCTTATCCgttttattttaaatggttCAAATTCATGGAAAAGCAAAGAATAGAAGAGATTGCAGATCCAGAAATGACAGAAAAGATGGTGGGTAAAATTTCAGAACTAGAGCTTTGTCAAATGAAAGCTTTCCTAATGCTCTCACTGAGATGCGTCGGTCATAAAGGGGAAATTCCAACCATGGTGGAAGTTGCCAAAGAACTAAAGAAGATACAACAAACATCTCTTATTACCGACGAGTACTCCTCTTCTCCTTCAGGTGAAACTCCCCAATTGAACTCTCCCCAAGACGTTCCTTCGACAGTTCTCCTCGCAAACCAGACTACAAACACAAAGCCATTGCTTACATGTATTGCATGCCTTGAGGTATTTCACCAAATGTTTCAATGGGTTCTGTTGAGCTGGTTTCGGTTTCTCAGAAAAAAGCCAAGAATGTGCTGA
- the LOC104729636 gene encoding uncharacterized protein LOC104729636, whose protein sequence is MESLDSVFMSAQTTHQPVRSVSLPSRIHPLSVKLRAALNRLSIWRRSSSSISVSASFGYETLLVGLVNLTEFYGCVHELLESSYVKHTLLHHQEGKLLADSLDGSVVLLDVCEATREVIVVMREHVANLKSAVRRKGGVVEKEVKAYVNFRKKAKKQISKHINALKKMESKGIPTNIDQDSAIPPTSVLRETIEITVSIFRHLLLFLSAIPPPPSPAKKIKSTIGFLSIPFVSSSLSDKSMDLIKEMKSLDDVFLGRNFVEVETMQNEKMRRDVVEDGFRDLEAELDSVSKCLVKNRVLFLNILSNC, encoded by the coding sequence atGGAAAGTTTAGATTCCGTCTTCATGTCTGCTCAAACTACACACCAACCAGTCCGATCTGTGAGTCTTCCTTCAAGAATCCATCCACTCTCTGTTAAACTCAGAGCAGCCTTGAACCGGCTCAGCATCTGGCGGAggtcttcttcctcaatctcgGTTTCCGCTTCTTTTGGGTACGAGACTCTTCTCGTTGGACTCGTGAACCTAACGGAGTTCTACGGTTGCGTGCATGAGCTACTTGAGTCCTCTTACGTGAAACAcactcttcttcatcaccagGAAGGAAAACTTCTAGCAGATTCTTTAGATGGATCTGTTGTGTTGCTCGACGTGTGTGAGGCCACAAGGGAGGTGATTGTCGTGATGAGAGAACACGTGGCGAATCTCAAATCTGCCGTTCGTAGGAAAGGTGGCGTTGTAGAGAAGGAAGTTAAAGCATACGTTAACTTCCGTAAGAAGGCAAAGAAACAAATCTCTAAACACATCAATGCACTTAAGAAAATGGAATCCAAAGGTATTCCAACCAACATAGATCAAGATTCAGCGATACCACCCACGAGTGTTCTGAGAGAGACAATCGAAATCACTGTCTCGATTTTCAGACAtcttttgttgttcttatcAGCAATACCGCCACCACCATCGCcggcaaaaaaaatcaagtctaCCATCGGATTTTTGTCGATTCCTTTTGTATCTTCATCATTGTCAGATAAATCTATGGATCTGATAAAGGAAATGAAGAGTCTTGATGATGTCTTTCTAGGAAGAAACTTTGTCGAAGTCGAGACAATGCAGAACGAGAAGATGaggagagatgttgttgaagatggttttcGTGATCTGGAGGCAGAACTGGACTCTGTTTCCAAGTGTTTAGTTAAGAACAGGGTTTTGTTCCTTAACATCCTCAGTAACTGTTGA
- the LOC104729631 gene encoding uncharacterized protein LOC104729631: protein MSNTDERKLNSEEEGHESSDDSGYLSSDEKGEIHELVLALPALSLAESFNVDETIREDAAVAATLIVDAAKEAAVAATLSVDAAKEAAGKKDQTGSGKGGFDGAPKDRIKVGRPRVLLEALAGASGSTVVASTMDKEPIKKARKKGSTQLTNPPKGPPTCNICGIGFGSWKAVFGHLSLHKDRGYQGFLPPPTFNAAEEGFGGTVAASSGGGGSGSGTGGLEIDLNVDVMEEDEGGTASGVAPKFDLNRSPPQEDGKEDDKAK from the coding sequence ATGAGTAATACTGACGAGAGAAAACTGAATTCTGAggaagagggacatgaaagttCTGACGACAGTGGCTATCTTAGTAGCGATGAAAAAGGAGAAATTCACGAACTTGTTCTGGCCTTGCCGGCATTGAGTCTCGCTGAAAGTTTTAACGTGGATGAAACTATCCGTGAAGACGCCGCAGTTGCGGCAACTCTTATTGTTGATGCTGCTAAAGAAGCCGCAGTTGCGGCAACACTTAGTGTTGATGCTGCTAAGGAAGCCGCTGGGAAGAAGGATCAAACTGGCAGTGGTAAAGGTGGCTTTGATGGGGCTCCCAAAGATAGGATCAAAGTCGGAAGACCACGTGTCTTATTGGAAGCTCTTGCCGGAGCGTCTGGATCTACAGTCGTCGCTTCCACCATGGACAAAGAGCCAATTAAGAAGGCTAGAAAGAAAGGGTCGACGCAATTGACCAACCCTCCTAAAGGTCCTCCCACATGTAACATATGTGGGATAGGTTTTGGTTCTTGGAAAGCTGTCTTTGGTCACCTAAGTCTTCACAAAGACCGTGGATATCAAGGTTTTCTTCCTCCACCAACATTTAATGCGGCTGAGGAAGGATTTGGTGGGACGGTTGCTGCTTCTTCCGGTGGCGGAGGGTCTGGTTCAGGCACTGGAGGGTTGGAGATTGATCTGAATGTTGATGTAATGGAAGAGGATGAAGGAGGGACTGCATCTGGTGTCGCTCCAAAGTTTGATCTCAATAGGTCTCCCCCACAGGAAGACGGAAAAGAGGATGACAAAGCTAAGTGA
- the LOC104729637 gene encoding uncharacterized protein LOC104729637 — protein MAESSSSAATTHLPARSISLPTRLIHSKAQRVEEEVKKIQALNSSSSASSRIQLGLAKLVELYDFVNEQVICSPQGQKALRLGRNAKLVEDALDESILLLDVSDFTRDLIETFMEQIQVLQSALRRRGGDLSSVQSEIRAYISFQKTFKNAAARQLKSLARTQTKKKPSVIKQSGDLDQHSSMISNILSQSNASTISIFKSLLQFLTNSPVEKQRKNGETGCVENSMIRSFYGRIIRRKIGKVIDAQTMLGRLAMLSFSLEAIKDELSYLSRRLIQNRASLLNIVTP, from the coding sequence ATGGctgaatcatcttcttcagcggCGACTACGCATTTACCTGCTAGGTCTATTAGTTTGCCTACAAGACTAATCCATTCTAAAGCACagagagttgaagaagaagtgaaaaagattcaagctttaaactcttcttcatcagcttcttctAGGATCCAACTTGGACTTGCCAAGCTCGTGGAGCTCTATGACTTTGTCAATGAACAAGTCATATGTTCTCCTCAAGGCCAAAAAGCTCTCCGCCTTGGTCGCAACGCGAAACTTGTGGAAGACGCTCTTGATGAATCCATCTTGTTACTCGATGTCTCTGACTTCACAAGAGACTTGATAGAAACATTCATGGAGCAGATACAAGTCCTTCAATCTGCTCTACGTAGACGCGGAGGAGATCTCTCTTCCGTTCAATCCGAGATCCGAGCTTACATTAGCTTTCAGAAGACATTCAAGAACGCAGCAGCGAGACAACTTAAATCCCTTGCAAGaacacaaacaaagaagaaaccctCGGTTATCAAACAATCCGGTGACCTCGATCAACATTCTTCTATGATCTCCAATATCCTAAGTCAATCAAATGCATCAACAATCTCTATTTTCAAGTCACTCTTGCAGTTTCTTACTAATTCTCCCgttgagaaacagaggaagaatgGTGAAACTGGATGTGTAGAGAACTCGATGATCCGTTCATTCTATGGAAGAATCATCCGTAGGAAAATAGGGAAGGTCATTGATGCGCAAACGATGCTCGGGAGATTAGCTATGCTTAGTTTTAGCCTTGAAGCAATTAAGGATGAGTTGAGTTACTTATCAAGACGACTTATTCAAAATAGAGCGTCTCTCTTGAACATTGTGACTCCTTAA